A region of the Pseudomonas anguilliseptica genome:
AATCGAGCGGACGTGGGCAGCATCTACCTGATTCGACATGGCCAAGCCTCCTTCGGTGCAGACGATTACGATGTGCTATCGCCCATCGGAATTCGCCAGGCCGAAGTGCTGGGCGCGCACCTCGCACAACTCGGCACGCGGATTGATCGCAGTGTCAGTGGTGATCTGCGCCGCCAGCAACACACCGCTAACAGCGCCTTACAGCAACTGCACGATGCCGGCATTGCCATACCGCAACTGGACATTGACTCTGCCTTTAATGAGTTCGACGCAGACGCAGTGATCCGCAGCCTGCTGCCGGGCATGCTTGGCGAAGAACCTGAAGCCATGCATACCCTGCGTAACGGCGCGAGCAACCGTGCCGAATTTCAGCGCTTGTTCGCCAAGCTGATTGGCCGCTGGATTTCTGGCGAACATGACATGCCGGAACTGCAAAGCTGGCAAGGCTTCGTCGAGCAGGTCCAGGGCGGCCTCACCCGCCTGCTTGAGCAGGCTGACAGCAAACAGAACATTGCCGTATTCACCTCGGGCGGCACTATTACCGCGCTGCTGCACCTGATTACCGGTATCGCGCCTGCGCAGGCTTTCGAGCTGAACTGGCAGATTGTTAACACCTCACTAAGCTGCCTGAAGTTTCGCGGCAGCCAAGTGAGCCTGGCTTCCTTCAACAGCCATGTGCATTTGCAGCTGTTGAAGGCGCCGGAGCTCATCACTTATCGATGAGCTCCGGCCCACTGCACCCATCACGGGCGCTAGAAAAAACCTGAGAAAAAGGAAGAAACCATGAGCGTTGCAGACATCGTCAATACCATGCAGTCCAAATTCAACGCCGGTGCCGCTGCAGGCCTGGACCTGGTGTTCCAATTCAACATCGAAGACGGCGAGAACTACGCTCTGATCGTCAAAGACGGCACCTGCGCCGTTGAGAAAGGCGACAATGCCAACGCCAACGTGACCCTGATCATGGACACCGAAACCCTGAAAGGCATCACCAGCGGCGAAACCGACGGTATGCAAGCCTTCATGTCCGGCAAACTGCGCGCCGAAGGCGACATGATGCTGGCCATGAAACTGGGCGAGCTGTTCCCGGTTTAAGCGGCAAGGCAACTACGCTACAGAACAAACCGGAGTCCTCGACTCCGGTTTTTTTATGACTAAAAACCGAGCTTTAATGGCCAATCAGGCAGCTTGATTGGGCAGCAACACGCCCACCTATAACGGCGTGTAATCCTTGTGAGCCACAGGTTGCAGCATTAGATTAGCTAATTATCTTAGGCACCCATCATAAGCAGAAGGGATAAACATGGCGCTTACTGACCAGTCCACCCGTATCCGCGAAGGCGAAGAACTCGACGCCGCGGTCATCGACCAGTACCTCAAGGCGCATATCCCCGGTCTGACGGACGAGCCACGCATCAGCCAATTTCCGGGCGGCGCCTCGAACCTGACCTACCTGCTGGAATACCCGGACAAAGAATTCGTCCTGCGCCGCCCGCCCTTTGGCCACAAGGCCAAATCCGCCCACGACATGGGCCGCGAGTACCGCATCCTCAATCAACTCAACGCCGGCTTCCCCTACTGCCCGAAAGCCTACGTGCACTGCACCGAGGAATCGGTAATCGGTGCCGAGTTCTACGTGATGGAGCGGGTCAACGGCATCATCCTGCGTTCGGACATGCCGGTTGAACTGAACTTCAACGCCGAGCAAACCCGCGAGCTGTGCAAGAGCTTTATCGACAAGATGGTCGAGCTGCACAACGTCGACTATCAGGCCTGCGGCCTGGGCGACCTGGGCAAGCCCGAAGGGTATGTGCAACGGCAGATCGGCGGCTGGAGTGATCGCTACGATAAGGCCCTGACCCCCGACGCCCCGTTGTGGGAACCGGTCAAAGCCTGGCTGCGCGACAAGATGCCAGCAGACCACCACAAGCCCGGCATCGTACACAACGATTACCGCTTCGATAACGTGATTCTCAACCCACAGAACCCAAGCCAGATCATCGGCGTGCTGGACTGGGAGCTGACCACCATCGGCGACCCGCTGATGGACCTGGGCAACACCCTCGCCTATTGGATCGAAGCCGGCGACTCGGCACCGATCCAGATGATGCGCCGACAGCCGAGCAATGCACCAGGCATGCTCACCCGTCAGCAGTTTGCCGATTACTACGCCGAACGCTCGGGCATCGAAATCAAGAGCATCGATTTCTACTACACCTACGGCCTGTTTCGCCTGGCCGGCATCGTGCAGCAGATTTACTACCGCTACTTCCATGGCCAGACCCAGGACAAGCGCTTCGCGCAGTTCATTCACATGAACAAACTGCTGGAGCAGATGAGCCTGCAGGTCATCAATAAATCGCAGCTGTAAACGGCCGAACAGGCCTCATAGAACCCATTCAAAGGCTTGCGAGCTAGAGCCATGCAAGGCGCTACGTAGTAACAGCCTCCGGCTGGTCAAAACGGCGAGGAAGCGGAGTTTACTTTTGTAAATGAGCATTCCGAGCCTGTTTTTAACGCAGCAGGGCCGACGCGCAGCAGACTTTGGATACGTTCTCAATAAGAAAGGAAAATCCCATGTCCAAAACCCATCTGTTCGACCTCGACGGCAAGATCGCTTTCGTCTCCGGCGCCAGCCGTGGCATCGGCGAGGCCATTGCCAAACTGCTGGCCCAACAAGGCGCTCATGTCATCGTCTCCAGTCGCAAGATTGATGACTGCCAGAAAGTCGCTGATGCCATCATCGCCGACGGCGGCAAGGCCACTGCGATTGCCTGTCACATTGGCGAAATGGAGCAGATCAGCAATGTCTTCGCGCAGATCAAAGAGCAATTCGGCCGCCTCGATGTGCTGGTCAACAACGCCGCCACCAACCCGCAGTTCTGCAACGTGCTGGACACCGATCTGGGCGCATTCCAGAAGACCGTGGATGTGAACATCCGTGGCTACTACTTCATGTCCATCGAAGGCGGCAAGCTGATGAAGGCCAACGGTGGTGGCAGCATTATCAATGTGGCCTCGATCAACGGCGTCTCGCCGGGCGAATTCCAGGGCATCTACTCGGTGACCAAGGCCGCCGTAATCAGCATGACCAAGGTCTTCGCCAAGGAGTGCGCGCAGTTCGGCATCCGCTGCAACGCCCTGCTGCCAGGCCTGACCGACACCAAGCTTGCCTCGGCCCTGACCAAGAACGACGCCATTCTCAAAGTCGCCCTGCAGCGCATCCCGCTCAAGCGCGTGGCCGATCCGAGTGAAATGGCCGGCACCGTACTATACCTGGCCAGCGACGCCTCCAGCTACACCACGGGCGTGGCGCTGAATGTGGACGGTGGCTTCCTCTCCTGAGATAGGCCATCCAATAAAAAAGGGACCCTCGGGTCCCTTTTTACTTCCTGGAATTTACTGCCAGTCTTTGAGCGCCTGCTTGGCCGCCGGATTCATCGGCTCGGCGAGCAAGCCTGCAGGTGTCAGGTTGATGCTGTACACCGCCTCATCTGCCAACGGCAGGTAAGTTACCCGGTGCGCCTGGGGGTCGAAGATAAACAGATCATGCTGGCCCAATCGCAGCCAGCGCCACAGATCGATGCCATACGGGCTGTGCGCCAGCTCGACACGGGTATGCTGGGCCAGGCTCTGCTGTTCGATGGAAAGAAAACGCCCCGAGAGTTTTTCCAGGCGATAACCTGGCTGCAAACCAATCAATTCGGCCAGGCCTTTCCACTGCAGGAAGCGCGCATCCAGCTGCCAGAGGTCGCCCTCCATGGTCAGCGTGCGTTCACGACCGCCCTCCAGCACGCTGACGCGATACAACGGGCCGTCAGCCTTGAAGCTCAATGTGGCCAGCGGCTTACCTTCAGGAATTGCTGCGTAGCTGCGCAAATCGTTGGCCAGCAGACCAATCAGCGCCGCCAGGGCGAGGAATGCCAGGCCGCAGGTACCACGCAACCAACCGAGAAACCAGTGCCGATTGAACAGGATGCGCGCCGCAACAAACACCGCCAGTAACCCCAGCAATGCCGTTGCCCATGCCAGTCCGCCATATTGCATCGCCATGCATTCCTTATGCTTGAAATTGCCGGCATTATGCGCAGCTACCTAGCTGTAGAACAGCAAGAGAACACCACAATTAGACACAGGACGTGTTTTTCAATGGCTTTCCCGTTTGAACTCAGTGTTGACCTGACCACCCTGGCGATTCTCGCCCTGGTCGCGTTTATTGCCGGCTTTATCGATGCAATTGCCGGCGGCGGCGGTTTGCTGACCATCCCCGCGCTACTCACTGCCGGCTTGCCGCCGCACCTGGCCCTGGGCACCAATAAACTCAGCTCAACCTTTGGCTCAGCCGCCGCCAGTTACACTTTCTACCGGCGTAAACTGTTTGACCCCGACCAATGGCGCAATGCATTGATCGGCACGGCCGTCGGCGCGCTGCTAGGCGCTGCCATGGCGCAGTGGCTGCCCTCGGAGTGGTTGAATCAGCTGTTACCTGCCGTGGTGTTTGGCTGCGGCCTGTACCTGCTGTTCGGCAAGACCCCGGATGCACCGCTGCTCGCCGAGGCACCGATTGCCAGAGGCCGACAGTGGCCGCAAAGCCTCAGCCTGGGTTTCTATGATGGGGTCGCGGGGCCCGGCACTGGCGCCTTCTGGACGGTCAGCAGTCTGCTGCTCTACCCGCTCGACCTGGTCAAGGCAAGCGGCGTGGCCCGCAGCATGAACTTCGTCAGCAATATCTGCGCCCTGACTGTATTTATAATCAGCGGGCAAGTGGCCTGGCTGCTAGGTGTCTGCATGGGGATGGCGCTGATGGTCGGCGCATTTCTCGGGGCACGCACAGCGATCAAGGGCGGTTCGAAGTTTATCCGCCCGGTATTTATTCTGGTGGTACTGGCGTTGACCGCACGCCTAGCCTGGCAGCACTGGTTCGGCCTGGCCTAGACGACGCGCCACATAGACGTCAATCAGATAACGGGCAATCGAACGCGAAGCCGGTAGTGGCGGCAGGTTATGCACACTGAACCACTGCGCATCCTCGATTTCATCGACCTGCATGACGATATCGCCACCGGCGTATTCGGCATGGAAGCCCAGCATCAGCGAATGCGGAAACGGCCAACCCTGGCTACCCAGGTACTGCAGGTTGCTGATCTCGACCCCAACCTCTTCACGAACTTCACGGGCCACGCAGTGCTCGACCGACTCCCCCGCTTCCACGAAGCCTGCCAGGGTGCTGTAGACCCCGGAAACAAAGCGCGGCGAGCGCGCCAGCAGAATCTCATCGCCGCGAGTAACCAGCACGATCATGCTTGGTGAAAGCCGCGGATAATGCTGCAGCTCACAGCGCACGCAGTGCATCGCGCGTTCGCCCGGCACATGTTGCATCGCTCCACCACAGCTGCCACAGAAACGATGCTGGCTGGCCCAGGTGCCAATCTGGGTGGCATAGCTGAGTAACTTGAAGGTATCGGCATCGCCCTGCAGCATAAATTGGCGCAGACTCTGCCAGGCGCAGCCCGGCATGTCGAAAGGCTGGCCAAGCTCCAACAGATAGACCGCATCACCATCAAAATGGCCAAGGCCATGTTCGGCGATAATCGGCAAATCCTGTTTTTTCAGCCATTCGCGGGGAAACAGCACACCGTTGCTGTCCGCGAGAAAGTGCTGCTTGCAGTGCACGACCACCCAGCCACCGGATTGCTGATTATCGAGCAGACTGGGTTGCCAGCGTTGCATGCTCAAGCCTCCAGCGGCATGCCCAGGGCCCGCACGCTTTCTGCGGCGAGATCAAGCACGCTCGGCTGCGTTTCCGGCCGCATCACCGCACCGGCCTCGAGGTAGTACTCCAGGCTACTCAGCGCGTCGGCGAGGGTTTCCAGCATCTGCTCGGACGGCATCTGCGATGCGTCGAACATATGCTGCTGGATGTAATCGGCGCAGGCACCCACCAGCAGCGCAGCACGCTCCTGACCGAGGAACCACAACCCACCACGCACGGCTTGCAGACTGAATGGTACGTTGGAAAGTCGCATGCGCTCGCCACCCGACTCCAGGTACGCGGTAATTGCACGCTTGGCCAGAGCCAGACCGGCCTGAGCCTCATCGACCACGACGATGCGTGCTTCATTAAGCTGATGCAGGGCAAAGGACTCGGCCTCGTCACCCGGCTGCGCCTGCGCAGGCCGCGTTTCACGGCGCTCGCCGCGCTCCAGACTGGCAACCATGCCTTCAACGTACAGCACGGCATCGGCCAGCTTATGCAGCTCCTGAGGTGCTGGCGCGTGTTCCTCGCTCCAACTGGCAACGGTTTGCAGTTGAGCATTAAGAGAGTTGCCCGCCGAACTCAGGCCAACCATGCCGAGGGTCTTGCTCAGTTTGCCGAGCAAGGTATGCAGGCTATTGAGGCTGTCGCCTTGCAGGGTGCCGCGCTCAATCAGGTCAAGCATATCCTTGACGCTGTTGAGCTCTTCGCGAATCGCCGAACTCAGCGAACGCATGACCGCCTGACCCGGGCCTGACAGACGCTGGTATTCCTCTTCCAGCAAATGATCGGTAAAGGGCAGCGGCGTCAGGCCGAAGACTTCACTGAGGGCTGCCGCTTGCGGCCCACGGGTATCCGCCAGGGCCACCAGATAGAGCAATTCCTTAAGCAGTCCCCGCGGCGCCTCGTACTGCCCATTGGCGAGCATCTGCTTGAGTTCGCGGTCAATCCGCGAGAACAGCTGCTTACGCGACTTGCGCGCCAGCAGCTGACCATCGACCTGCGCCTCAACGGCGGCAGCACCGACCCAACACAGGCGACCGCGTGGCTCGTTGGCAAACAGGCTATCGAGTCGCGTCAGTGCGCGCCCCATCAGCTTGAGGCTGGCCTGCGGGTTCTGCTCGCGGATAAAACCCAGCAGTCCTACCTGATACATATGCCGCAGACGGCGCCCTTCACTTTCACGTGCGGCACCATCAACCGATGGCGGAGCGGTACGTGGGCGAGCGTGGTCAAGGCGCGCACTGAAAAAGAAACTTTCCGGCAAGGCAGGCTGACCACCGGCCTGACGCAGATCATTGATTGCCGGCAGCAGCAGTTCCGGCATTTCCTGGCGATGAGCTTCAACGTTTTCCAGATAACGGCGCAGCACGTGCAATGCGTTACTCAACGCGGAAAGCTGCACATCGCGCTCTTCACCGGCGCCGGCAGGAATATCGGTGGCCTGATCCAGCACTTCCTGGGCCAGCAACTCGGCGCCGGCCAGCTCGATCAGGTTCAGCGTGCCGCGTACCTGATGCAGGTTTTCCACGGCCTGTTGCAGCAGGCTGCCATTGTGGCGGTCGGCGATAAAGTGTTCGAGGCTCGACTCAGCCTCCTCCATGGTGGTGAACAGTTCATCGCGCACCAGATTAAGCGACGTGGCTCCAGAAACCATGAGTTATTGCGCCTCCCGCGTCGGTGATAAGAACAGATGGAAGGGCAACATCAGTCAGCGAACTCCGGTTTCTGCTTGCTCATATGAGCCGTCATGGCCACCCGTAGATCTGCCGATTGCAGCATGGCGGCGTTCCAGGTGGCGATATATTCCAGGCCGTCATCGACCCGGTGATCACGCATGTAGCGAATCATTTCCTTGGTACCACGAATTGCCACCGGCGACTTACTGGCGATCTCGCGGGCGATGCCCATCACGCCATCAAGCAAGGCATCAACATCGGCATAGGTACGATTGACTAGACCAATGCTGCATGCCTCTTCACCACCAATGGTGCGACCGGTAAAGGCCAGCTCACGCATCATGCCATCACCAATAATGCGCGGCAGACGCTGCAGGGTGCCAACGTCAGCGGCCATGCCGATATCAATTTCCTTGATCGAGAACTGCGCATCGGTCGTCGAGTAACGCATGTCGCAGGCCGAGATCAGATCGATCGCACCACCCAGGCAATAGCCTTGAATGGCTGCAAGCACTGGCTTGCGGCAATTGTCCACGGCATTGAACGAGGCTTGCAGTTCGAGAATCTTGCGCCGCAGTTTTTCGGCATTACGGCCAACATCCGGACCCAGCTGGCTACCCACCGAGGCCAGCATCATCAGGTCGATGCCTGAGGAGAAATGTTTTCCTGCACCGGAGATCACCACTGCGCGCACCTCATCGGTGTCATCGACCCAGCGGAAAATCTCGATGATTTCGCGCCAGAAGTCCGCGTTCATCGCGTTGACTTTTTCCGGGCGATTGATCACCACATGGGCGACCTTATCTGCCAACGCGACATTAAAGGCTTTGTAGTCGGACACGGCAGTCATCCTCAGCTAGGGCGCAAGCGCACAATGAAAATCTTCTTATGCTAAAAATCGAGCAACTATAACAACCAACCGACAAATGTCGATGC
Encoded here:
- a CDS encoding histidine phosphatase family protein, yielding MGSIYLIRHGQASFGADDYDVLSPIGIRQAEVLGAHLAQLGTRIDRSVSGDLRRQQHTANSALQQLHDAGIAIPQLDIDSAFNEFDADAVIRSLLPGMLGEEPEAMHTLRNGASNRAEFQRLFAKLIGRWISGEHDMPELQSWQGFVEQVQGGLTRLLEQADSKQNIAVFTSGGTITALLHLITGIAPAQAFELNWQIVNTSLSCLKFRGSQVSLASFNSHVHLQLLKAPELITYR
- a CDS encoding SCP2 sterol-binding domain-containing protein encodes the protein MSVADIVNTMQSKFNAGAAAGLDLVFQFNIEDGENYALIVKDGTCAVEKGDNANANVTLIMDTETLKGITSGETDGMQAFMSGKLRAEGDMMLAMKLGELFPV
- a CDS encoding phosphotransferase family protein; protein product: MALTDQSTRIREGEELDAAVIDQYLKAHIPGLTDEPRISQFPGGASNLTYLLEYPDKEFVLRRPPFGHKAKSAHDMGREYRILNQLNAGFPYCPKAYVHCTEESVIGAEFYVMERVNGIILRSDMPVELNFNAEQTRELCKSFIDKMVELHNVDYQACGLGDLGKPEGYVQRQIGGWSDRYDKALTPDAPLWEPVKAWLRDKMPADHHKPGIVHNDYRFDNVILNPQNPSQIIGVLDWELTTIGDPLMDLGNTLAYWIEAGDSAPIQMMRRQPSNAPGMLTRQQFADYYAERSGIEIKSIDFYYTYGLFRLAGIVQQIYYRYFHGQTQDKRFAQFIHMNKLLEQMSLQVINKSQL
- a CDS encoding SDR family oxidoreductase produces the protein MSKTHLFDLDGKIAFVSGASRGIGEAIAKLLAQQGAHVIVSSRKIDDCQKVADAIIADGGKATAIACHIGEMEQISNVFAQIKEQFGRLDVLVNNAATNPQFCNVLDTDLGAFQKTVDVNIRGYYFMSIEGGKLMKANGGGSIINVASINGVSPGEFQGIYSVTKAAVISMTKVFAKECAQFGIRCNALLPGLTDTKLASALTKNDAILKVALQRIPLKRVADPSEMAGTVLYLASDASSYTTGVALNVDGGFLS
- a CDS encoding TSUP family transporter — translated: MAFPFELSVDLTTLAILALVAFIAGFIDAIAGGGGLLTIPALLTAGLPPHLALGTNKLSSTFGSAAASYTFYRRKLFDPDQWRNALIGTAVGALLGAAMAQWLPSEWLNQLLPAVVFGCGLYLLFGKTPDAPLLAEAPIARGRQWPQSLSLGFYDGVAGPGTGAFWTVSSLLLYPLDLVKASGVARSMNFVSNICALTVFIISGQVAWLLGVCMGMALMVGAFLGARTAIKGGSKFIRPVFILVVLALTARLAWQHWFGLA
- the nudC gene encoding NAD(+) diphosphatase; this translates as MQRWQPSLLDNQQSGGWVVVHCKQHFLADSNGVLFPREWLKKQDLPIIAEHGLGHFDGDAVYLLELGQPFDMPGCAWQSLRQFMLQGDADTFKLLSYATQIGTWASQHRFCGSCGGAMQHVPGERAMHCVRCELQHYPRLSPSMIVLVTRGDEILLARSPRFVSGVYSTLAGFVEAGESVEHCVAREVREEVGVEISNLQYLGSQGWPFPHSLMLGFHAEYAGGDIVMQVDEIEDAQWFSVHNLPPLPASRSIARYLIDVYVARRLGQAEPVLPG
- a CDS encoding ferrous iron transporter B, with the protein product MVSGATSLNLVRDELFTTMEEAESSLEHFIADRHNGSLLQQAVENLHQVRGTLNLIELAGAELLAQEVLDQATDIPAGAGEERDVQLSALSNALHVLRRYLENVEAHRQEMPELLLPAINDLRQAGGQPALPESFFFSARLDHARPRTAPPSVDGAARESEGRRLRHMYQVGLLGFIREQNPQASLKLMGRALTRLDSLFANEPRGRLCWVGAAAVEAQVDGQLLARKSRKQLFSRIDRELKQMLANGQYEAPRGLLKELLYLVALADTRGPQAAALSEVFGLTPLPFTDHLLEEEYQRLSGPGQAVMRSLSSAIREELNSVKDMLDLIERGTLQGDSLNSLHTLLGKLSKTLGMVGLSSAGNSLNAQLQTVASWSEEHAPAPQELHKLADAVLYVEGMVASLERGERRETRPAQAQPGDEAESFALHQLNEARIVVVDEAQAGLALAKRAITAYLESGGERMRLSNVPFSLQAVRGGLWFLGQERAALLVGACADYIQQHMFDASQMPSEQMLETLADALSSLEYYLEAGAVMRPETQPSVLDLAAESVRALGMPLEA
- a CDS encoding crotonase/enoyl-CoA hydratase family protein — protein: MSDYKAFNVALADKVAHVVINRPEKVNAMNADFWREIIEIFRWVDDTDEVRAVVISGAGKHFSSGIDLMMLASVGSQLGPDVGRNAEKLRRKILELQASFNAVDNCRKPVLAAIQGYCLGGAIDLISACDMRYSTTDAQFSIKEIDIGMAADVGTLQRLPRIIGDGMMRELAFTGRTIGGEEACSIGLVNRTYADVDALLDGVMGIAREIASKSPVAIRGTKEMIRYMRDHRVDDGLEYIATWNAAMLQSADLRVAMTAHMSKQKPEFAD